In one Erythrobacteraceae bacterium WH01K genomic region, the following are encoded:
- a CDS encoding gamma carbonic anhydrase family protein — MTTNRPGVNIVPIHGKTPRIHDSAFIAPGCTIIGDVEIGEDSSVWYNCVLRADVSRIVIGKRTNIQDGSVLHCDPERPGDPDGSPLLIGDDVLVGHMVMAHGCIIKDRGFMGLGSIAMNKAVIASDSMLAAGAMLTEGKVIEPRSLWAGRPAKPMKELSDAAIAGMKMGTAHYAHNAKDHAKAVADALGG; from the coding sequence ATGACCACGAACCGCCCGGGCGTGAACATCGTGCCGATCCACGGCAAGACCCCGCGCATCCACGACAGCGCCTTCATCGCCCCCGGCTGCACGATCATCGGGGATGTCGAGATCGGGGAAGACAGTTCGGTCTGGTACAATTGCGTGCTGCGCGCCGATGTCAGCCGGATCGTGATCGGCAAGCGGACGAACATCCAGGACGGCAGCGTGCTGCACTGCGATCCGGAGCGGCCGGGCGATCCGGACGGCTCGCCGTTGCTGATCGGGGACGATGTGCTGGTCGGCCACATGGTCATGGCGCATGGCTGCATCATCAAGGACCGCGGCTTCATGGGCCTGGGCTCCATCGCGATGAACAAGGCGGTGATTGCGAGCGATTCCATGCTCGCAGCCGGCGCCATGCTGACCGAAGGCAAGGTGATAGAGCCGCGTTCGCTCTGGGCAGGGCGTCCGGCCAAGCCGATGAAGGAACTGTCCGACGCTGCCATTGCCGGAATGAAGATGGGCACGGCGCACTATGCCCACAACGCGAAGGACCATGCGAAGGCGGTTGCCGACGCGCTGGGCGGGTGA
- a CDS encoding cisplatin damage response ATP-dependent DNA ligase gives MEEFAALIDALVFTRSRNEKLRLIAEYLRDVPDPDRGWALAALTDGLDFPAVKSSTIRNIMKDRIDPVLWSLSRDFVGDTAETASLLWETAQMGSDAADTEPLTVSETVAALEEMTRKSVTTQLPALLDRLDPSGRYALLKLATGAMRIGVSSRLGKVAFAQAFDVSVEDVEEYWHGLQPPYGELFAWAAGGAEPPDITNVPTFRPFMLAHPLEDTRVDMADYAAEWKWDGIRVQLVHAGGETRVYSRSGDDISATFPEMVDALDIPAVLDGELLVRGNVQGGEAGGAASFNALQQRLGRKTVSKKMLTESPAFVRLYDALSIEGDDVRNLPWKDRRKRLEAFLPRLPDSHFDISQIVEAGDFDTLAGIREGTRDDAIEGLMLKRRDSPYIAGRKTGLWYKWKRDPLLVDCVLMYAQRGSGKRSSFFSDYTFGCWDGDPDSGAELLPVGKAYSGFTDAELKKLDKHVRSKTVNRFGPVRETDKSLVFEVAFDSVHESKRHKSGLAMRFPRIHRIRWDKPPHEADRIEALRALVRD, from the coding sequence GTGGAAGAGTTTGCCGCCCTGATCGATGCACTGGTCTTTACCCGGTCCCGCAACGAGAAACTGCGACTGATCGCGGAATATCTGCGTGACGTGCCCGACCCCGATCGCGGCTGGGCGCTCGCCGCGCTGACCGACGGGCTGGATTTCCCGGCGGTGAAATCCTCGACCATCCGCAACATCATGAAGGACCGGATAGACCCGGTCCTGTGGTCGCTCAGCCGCGATTTCGTGGGCGACACGGCGGAAACGGCCAGCCTGCTGTGGGAAACCGCGCAGATGGGAAGCGATGCTGCCGACACGGAGCCCCTGACGGTCAGCGAAACGGTCGCCGCGCTGGAGGAAATGACGCGCAAGAGCGTCACCACGCAGCTTCCCGCCCTGCTGGACAGGCTCGACCCTTCGGGCCGCTATGCCCTTCTGAAACTGGCAACGGGTGCCATGCGGATCGGAGTCTCCAGCCGGCTGGGCAAGGTCGCGTTCGCGCAAGCCTTCGATGTCAGCGTGGAGGATGTCGAGGAGTACTGGCACGGGTTGCAGCCGCCCTATGGCGAGCTGTTCGCCTGGGCAGCGGGCGGTGCGGAGCCGCCCGACATCACCAACGTGCCAACCTTCCGCCCCTTCATGCTGGCACATCCGCTGGAGGACACGAGGGTCGACATGGCGGACTATGCGGCGGAATGGAAATGGGACGGCATCCGCGTCCAATTGGTCCATGCCGGCGGCGAAACCCGTGTCTATTCGCGCAGCGGAGACGACATTTCCGCGACCTTTCCCGAGATGGTCGACGCGCTGGATATCCCTGCCGTTCTGGACGGGGAATTGCTGGTGCGCGGCAATGTGCAAGGCGGAGAGGCTGGCGGCGCTGCCAGCTTCAACGCGCTGCAACAGCGCCTCGGCCGCAAGACCGTCAGCAAGAAGATGCTGACCGAAAGCCCCGCCTTCGTCCGGCTCTACGATGCGCTTTCCATCGAAGGAGACGACGTTCGCAACCTGCCGTGGAAGGATCGCCGCAAGCGGCTCGAGGCGTTCCTGCCGCGCCTGCCGGACAGTCATTTCGACATCAGCCAGATCGTCGAGGCAGGCGATTTCGACACGCTCGCCGGGATCCGCGAAGGGACCCGCGACGACGCGATCGAGGGCCTGATGCTGAAGCGGCGCGACAGCCCCTACATCGCCGGGCGCAAGACCGGACTGTGGTACAAGTGGAAACGCGACCCGCTGCTGGTCGATTGCGTGCTGATGTATGCCCAGCGCGGCAGCGGCAAGCGCTCCAGCTTCTTCTCGGACTACACCTTCGGATGCTGGGACGGCGATCCCGATTCCGGCGCGGAGCTGCTGCCGGTGGGCAAGGCCTATTCAGGCTTTACCGATGCAGAGCTGAAGAAGCTCGACAAGCATGTCCGCAGCAAGACCGTGAACCGCTTCGGCCCCGTGCGCGAAACCGACAAGAGCCTGGTGTTCGAAGTTGCATTCGACAGCGTACACGAGAGCAAGCGGCACAAGAGCGGCCTCGCCATGCGCTTCCCCCGCATCCACCGCATTCGCTGGGACAAGCCGCCCCACGAAGCCGACCGCATCGAAGCGCTGAGGGCGCTGGTGCGCGACTGA
- a CDS encoding ligase-associated DNA damage response exonuclease: protein MSAPFSWIRPEPWGIHVVPADAWVDPGRAVERALVTHGHADHARGGHGATIATPETLAIMKLRYMTGEGPDGGDTTPVEYGETIRLPGGVDATYIPAGHVLGSAQILLEHAGERIICTGDYKRRADPTCPPFEVTPCDILITEATFGLPLFTHPPIEDEMAKLLDRLAAHPDRCVLIGAYALGKAQRVIAELRRAGHRKPIYLHGAMEKMCRLYEEHGVDLGELRLVADTPKDEMRGHIVVSPPSALNDRWSRRLPDPVTAMASGWMCVRQRARQRNVELPLVISDHADWNELTRTIEEVNPQETWITHGREEALLRWNQLHQRRARALALVGREDEDE from the coding sequence ATGAGTGCCCCGTTTTCCTGGATCAGGCCCGAACCGTGGGGCATCCATGTCGTGCCTGCCGACGCCTGGGTCGATCCGGGCCGCGCGGTCGAGCGCGCGCTGGTTACCCATGGCCACGCCGATCACGCCCGCGGGGGACACGGGGCGACGATTGCCACGCCCGAAACGCTCGCCATCATGAAACTGCGATACATGACCGGAGAGGGTCCGGATGGTGGCGACACCACACCGGTCGAATATGGTGAGACCATCCGCCTGCCCGGCGGGGTTGATGCCACCTACATCCCGGCGGGCCACGTCCTTGGCAGCGCGCAGATCCTGCTCGAACATGCAGGCGAGCGGATCATCTGCACCGGCGATTACAAACGGCGTGCCGACCCGACCTGCCCGCCTTTCGAAGTAACCCCTTGCGATATCCTGATTACCGAGGCGACCTTCGGCCTGCCGCTGTTCACCCATCCCCCGATCGAGGACGAGATGGCAAAGCTGCTGGACCGGCTGGCTGCCCATCCCGATCGCTGCGTCCTGATCGGTGCCTACGCTCTGGGAAAGGCGCAGCGCGTAATCGCCGAATTGCGCCGTGCCGGACATAGGAAGCCGATCTACCTGCACGGCGCGATGGAGAAGATGTGCCGCCTTTATGAGGAACACGGTGTCGATCTGGGGGAACTGCGCCTCGTCGCGGATACGCCGAAGGACGAGATGCGCGGTCACATCGTCGTCAGCCCGCCCTCTGCCCTCAACGATCGGTGGAGCCGCCGCCTGCCCGACCCGGTTACTGCCATGGCGAGCGGGTGGATGTGCGTCCGGCAACGCGCGCGGCAGCGCAATGTCGAATTGCCTCTGGTCATTTCGGACCATGCCGACTGGAACGAGCTGACCCGGACGATCGAGGAGGTGAATCCGCAGGAAACGTGGATTACCCATGGCCGGGAAGAAGCGCTGCTGCGCTGGAACCAGCTGCACCAGCGCCGCGCCCGCGCCCTGGCCCTGGTGGGCCGCGAGGACGAGGATGAATAG
- the clpA gene encoding ATP-dependent Clp protease ATP-binding subunit ClpA: protein MPSFAANLEKTLHNALAFASERRHEYATLEHLLLALVGDDDAAEVMNACGVDMGELGDVVQTYLDQEYQSLQTEDGADPQPTAGFQRVIQRAILHVQSAAKDTVTGANVLVALFSERDSYAVYFLQQQDMSRLDAVSFISHGIGKGGKQVDSRPVNGAEDTEADEKGDGKGKKETALDQFTVNLNAKAEAGKVDPLIGRGPEVDRTVQILCRRSKNNPLYVGDPGVGKTAIAEGLARKIVEKDVPEVLEDAVIYSLDMGALLAGTRYRGDFEERLKQVVSELEKMPEAILFIDEIHTVIGAGATSGGAMDASNLLKPALSGGTIRCIGSTTYKEFRNHFEKDRALLRRFQKIDVNEPTIEDTVKILQGLKSAFEEHHKVKYTADALKTAVELSARYINDRKLPDKAIDVVDEVGAMQMLVAPSRRKKKITAREIEQVIATMARIPPKSVSKDDKKALENLERDLKHVVFGQDAAVKKLSTAMKLSRAGLRDPDKPIGSFLFSGPTGVGKTEVARQLASIMGIELKRFDMSEYMERHSVSRLIGAPPGYVGYDQGGLLTDAVDQNPHCVLLLDEIEKAHPDLFNILLQVMDNGRLTDHHGKTVDFRNVVLIMTTNAGAADMARQGIGFGDVSKEDASEEAVKRMFTPEFRNRLDAIVPFGYLGKDTIARVVDKFILQLELQLAEQNVDIQFDADAREWLGDKGYDRLYGARPMGRLLQEKIKQPLAEELLFGKLADGGEVQVSIRDGKPAFELTPAPPKAKRTTRKTAAKKKPAAKKAAPKKPDADAADKADGGDS, encoded by the coding sequence ATGCCCAGTTTTGCCGCAAACCTCGAAAAGACCCTCCACAACGCCCTCGCCTTCGCGTCGGAACGCCGGCATGAATATGCGACGCTGGAACACCTGCTCCTTGCCCTGGTCGGGGACGACGACGCGGCAGAGGTAATGAATGCCTGCGGGGTCGACATGGGCGAACTGGGCGATGTCGTTCAGACCTATCTCGACCAGGAATACCAGTCGCTGCAGACGGAAGACGGGGCCGATCCACAGCCCACGGCGGGGTTTCAGCGCGTGATCCAGCGCGCGATCCTGCACGTCCAGTCCGCGGCGAAGGACACGGTGACCGGCGCCAACGTGCTGGTCGCGCTGTTTTCCGAACGCGATTCCTATGCGGTCTATTTCCTGCAACAGCAGGACATGAGCCGGCTGGATGCGGTCAGCTTCATCAGCCACGGCATCGGCAAGGGCGGCAAGCAGGTCGATTCCCGTCCGGTCAACGGTGCGGAAGATACCGAGGCGGACGAGAAGGGCGACGGCAAGGGCAAGAAGGAAACCGCGCTCGACCAGTTCACCGTCAACCTCAATGCCAAGGCGGAGGCCGGGAAGGTCGATCCGCTGATCGGCCGCGGGCCCGAAGTCGACCGCACGGTCCAGATCCTGTGCCGCCGGTCCAAGAACAACCCGCTTTATGTCGGTGATCCGGGCGTCGGAAAGACCGCCATCGCCGAAGGGCTGGCACGCAAGATCGTCGAGAAGGACGTGCCCGAAGTCCTGGAAGATGCTGTCATCTACTCGCTCGACATGGGCGCGCTGCTGGCCGGCACGCGCTATCGCGGCGATTTCGAGGAACGGCTGAAGCAGGTCGTCTCCGAACTGGAGAAGATGCCCGAGGCGATCCTGTTCATCGACGAGATTCACACGGTCATCGGCGCCGGCGCGACCAGCGGCGGGGCGATGGACGCGTCCAACCTGCTGAAGCCTGCGCTTAGCGGCGGGACCATTCGCTGCATCGGTTCGACAACCTACAAGGAATTCCGCAATCACTTCGAGAAGGACCGCGCCCTGCTGCGCCGGTTCCAGAAGATCGACGTGAACGAGCCGACGATCGAGGATACGGTGAAGATCCTGCAGGGTCTGAAAAGCGCCTTCGAGGAGCACCACAAGGTCAAGTATACGGCCGACGCGCTGAAAACCGCGGTCGAGCTGTCGGCGCGCTACATCAACGACCGCAAACTGCCCGACAAGGCGATCGACGTGGTCGACGAAGTGGGTGCGATGCAGATGCTGGTCGCCCCCAGCCGCCGCAAGAAGAAGATTACCGCGCGCGAGATCGAGCAGGTCATCGCGACGATGGCGCGCATCCCCCCCAAATCCGTCAGCAAGGACGACAAGAAGGCGCTGGAAAATCTCGAGCGCGACCTGAAGCACGTCGTCTTCGGCCAGGACGCGGCGGTGAAGAAGCTGTCGACCGCAATGAAACTCAGCCGCGCGGGCCTGCGCGATCCGGACAAGCCCATCGGCAGCTTCCTGTTCAGCGGCCCTACCGGCGTCGGCAAGACCGAGGTCGCCCGCCAGCTCGCCAGCATCATGGGCATCGAGCTCAAGCGTTTCGACATGTCGGAATACATGGAGCGCCACTCGGTCAGCCGCCTGATCGGCGCGCCTCCGGGCTATGTTGGTTACGACCAGGGCGGCCTGCTGACCGATGCCGTCGACCAGAACCCGCATTGCGTGCTGCTGCTCGACGAGATCGAGAAGGCGCATCCCGACCTCTTCAACATCCTGCTGCAGGTGATGGATAACGGGCGCCTGACCGACCATCACGGCAAAACGGTCGATTTCCGCAATGTCGTGCTGATCATGACCACCAATGCCGGCGCCGCCGACATGGCGCGCCAGGGCATCGGTTTCGGCGACGTGAGCAAGGAAGACGCGAGCGAGGAAGCGGTGAAGCGCATGTTCACGCCGGAATTTCGCAACCGTCTCGATGCGATCGTGCCGTTCGGTTATCTCGGCAAGGACACGATTGCCCGCGTCGTCGACAAGTTCATCCTGCAACTGGAGCTCCAGCTGGCGGAACAGAATGTCGACATCCAGTTCGACGCCGATGCGCGCGAATGGCTGGGCGACAAGGGCTACGATCGCCTCTACGGCGCGCGCCCGATGGGCCGCCTGCTGCAGGAAAAGATCAAGCAGCCGCTGGCGGAGGAATTGCTGTTCGGCAAGCTGGCCGACGGCGGCGAGGTGCAGGTGAGCATCAGGGACGGCAAGCCCGCCTTCGAACTCACCCCCGCCCCGCCCAAGGCCAAGCGGACGACGCGCAAGACTGCCGCGAAGAAGAAGCCTGCTGCGAAAAAGGCCGCGCCCAAGAAGCCCGATGCCGATGCAGCGGACAAGGCGGATGGCGGCGACAGCTGA
- a CDS encoding DUF1192 domain-containing protein: protein MEDDDLPRPRGDAAGKLAGEDLGPYSQDELSQRIRLLQLEIARVEQHRSRADKHRAAADALFSPKSGT, encoded by the coding sequence ATGGAAGATGATGACCTGCCCCGCCCGCGCGGCGATGCTGCCGGCAAACTCGCCGGCGAGGACCTCGGCCCTTATTCGCAGGACGAATTGTCGCAGCGTATCCGCCTCCTGCAGCTCGAAATCGCCCGGGTAGAACAGCACCGCAGCCGGGCGGACAAGCATCGCGCCGCGGCCGACGCCCTGTTCAGTCCGAAATCCGGTACGTGA
- a CDS encoding NAD(P)H-quinone oxidoreductase, which translates to MRAAGFAEPGGPEVLCVQTVDVPGCGPQDVLIRVAHAGVNRPDCIQRAGHYPAPPGASPILGLEVAGEIVAIGDDVTQWSVGDRVAALTPGGGYAEYCIAPAGHCLAVPNDLPLAEAAALPETMFTVWHNVFQRGCAKPGETMLVHGGTSGIGTMAIMLAKAFGMTSIVTCGSDDKCEAALEVGADHAINYKTADFVEEVKRVTGGEGADIVLDMVSGDYVPRNLQCLREGGRHVTIAVLGGAKTSLNMAYLMSRRLVMTGSTLRPRSDRFKTALCAEIAEHAWPLVADGTILPVMDRSFPLDDAAGAHERMEAGDHIGKIVLDIGAG; encoded by the coding sequence ATGCGCGCGGCAGGCTTTGCCGAACCGGGCGGCCCCGAGGTTCTGTGTGTGCAGACGGTGGACGTGCCAGGCTGCGGTCCGCAGGACGTCCTGATCCGCGTGGCCCATGCAGGGGTCAACCGGCCCGACTGCATCCAGCGCGCCGGACATTATCCGGCCCCTCCCGGCGCATCGCCGATCCTGGGACTGGAAGTGGCGGGCGAGATCGTTGCCATCGGCGATGACGTCACGCAGTGGTCGGTCGGCGACCGGGTTGCCGCACTGACGCCAGGCGGCGGATATGCGGAATATTGCATCGCCCCTGCCGGACATTGCCTCGCCGTACCGAACGATCTTCCGCTGGCCGAGGCGGCGGCTCTCCCGGAAACGATGTTCACCGTGTGGCACAACGTCTTCCAGCGCGGCTGTGCGAAGCCGGGCGAGACGATGCTGGTTCACGGCGGGACCAGCGGGATCGGGACCATGGCCATCATGCTGGCCAAGGCTTTCGGAATGACGTCGATCGTCACCTGCGGCAGTGACGACAAGTGCGAAGCAGCGCTGGAAGTCGGCGCGGATCATGCCATCAATTACAAGACGGCCGATTTCGTCGAGGAGGTGAAGCGTGTCACCGGGGGCGAAGGGGCCGACATCGTGCTCGACATGGTGTCGGGCGATTACGTACCGCGCAACCTGCAATGCCTGCGCGAAGGCGGGCGGCATGTGACCATCGCCGTTCTGGGCGGTGCCAAGACGTCACTCAACATGGCCTATCTGATGAGCCGGCGACTGGTGATGACCGGATCGACGCTGCGCCCGCGCTCCGACCGTTTCAAGACTGCGCTGTGCGCCGAAATTGCGGAGCATGCCTGGCCGCTGGTCGCCGATGGCACGATACTCCCCGTGATGGATCGCAGCTTCCCGCTGGACGACGCGGCGGGGGCGCACGAGCGCATGGAAGCGGGCGATCACATCGGCAAGATCGTGCTGGATATCGGCGCGGGCTGA
- a CDS encoding UDP-2,3-diacylglucosamine diphosphatase encodes MLDTLQAPSSSSFTAIGDWIHHPPAKPAIPEPEGEKRRRFRTIWISDVHLGTKGCNADLLIDFLDRTDSDTMYLVGDIIDGWRLKKKIFWPPEHNDIVWRILKRAKRGTRIVYIPGNHDEMIRPFAGMNFGGVEIARAAFHDTADGRRLMVLHGDEFDTVMLAHRWLAFVGDALYHIMMKINGWVALVRKRLGLPYWSISKAAKHKVKNAVEFISKYEEVVARAAGERGVDGVVCGHIHTAEHRMFDHEGRSVEYWNDGDWVEGCNALVEHEDGRMEILHWADEVARREAEESESAVSERAAA; translated from the coding sequence ATGCTCGATACGTTGCAAGCGCCGTCGTCTTCGTCCTTCACCGCGATCGGTGACTGGATCCATCATCCCCCGGCAAAACCCGCCATTCCCGAACCAGAGGGCGAGAAGCGCCGCCGGTTCCGCACGATCTGGATCAGCGATGTCCATCTGGGCACTAAGGGGTGCAATGCCGACCTGCTGATCGATTTCCTCGACCGCACCGACAGCGACACCATGTATCTCGTCGGCGACATCATCGACGGCTGGCGGCTGAAGAAGAAGATCTTCTGGCCGCCGGAGCATAACGACATCGTCTGGCGCATCCTGAAGCGTGCCAAGCGCGGCACGCGTATCGTCTACATTCCCGGCAATCACGACGAAATGATCCGGCCCTTCGCGGGCATGAATTTCGGCGGGGTGGAAATCGCCCGCGCCGCGTTTCACGACACTGCCGACGGGCGCAGGCTGATGGTCCTGCATGGCGACGAGTTCGACACGGTCATGCTGGCCCATCGCTGGCTCGCCTTCGTGGGCGATGCGCTTTACCACATTATGATGAAGATAAACGGCTGGGTGGCTCTGGTCCGCAAGCGGCTGGGCCTGCCCTACTGGTCGATTTCCAAGGCGGCGAAGCACAAGGTCAAGAACGCCGTCGAATTCATCTCGAAATACGAGGAAGTCGTCGCGCGCGCGGCGGGCGAGCGCGGGGTCGACGGCGTCGTGTGCGGCCATATCCATACGGCCGAGCACCGGATGTTCGACCATGAAGGGCGCAGCGTCGAATACTGGAACGACGGCGACTGGGTCGAAGGCTGCAACGCACTGGTCGAGCACGAGGATGGCCGGATGGAAATCCTCCACTGGGCGGACGAGGTTGCCCGGCGCGAGGCGGAAGAGAGCGAGAGCGCAGTTTCCGAACGGGCCGCTGCATGA
- a CDS encoding glycosyltransferase family 1 protein, protein MDLPAAIRSGKHSGSLPARIAIVTDAWHPQVNGVVRTLSTTAAHLRNRGCDVTILSPDGHRSIPCPTYPEIRLAITLPGATGRALASLAPDAIHIATEGPLGLAARAYCVRRNIPFTTAYHTQFPDYLARRTNLPASMFWPFIRWFHRPSQAIMVATPTIRRELRDQGLGHLHHWSRGVDLECFSPDAPPPPEYAELPGPILLYVGRVAVEKNIEAFLGMDFPGSKVVVGDGPALGSLQARYPETHFLGRRSGRELAGCYAGADVFVFPSRTDTFGLVMIESLACGTPVAAFPVAGPADIIEDAVGALSEDLRRAAAAALLCDRADCAAFGARYSWSAATDQFVSGLSLMDRAALP, encoded by the coding sequence ATGGACCTGCCCGCCGCGATCCGTTCGGGAAAGCATTCCGGCAGCCTGCCCGCGCGCATCGCAATCGTGACCGATGCCTGGCATCCGCAGGTCAATGGCGTGGTGCGCACGCTGTCCACGACCGCCGCGCATCTTCGGAATCGTGGATGCGACGTCACGATCCTGTCGCCCGATGGCCACCGGTCCATCCCGTGCCCGACCTATCCAGAGATACGGCTGGCCATTACCCTGCCGGGAGCAACCGGGCGGGCGCTGGCCAGCCTCGCGCCGGATGCGATCCACATCGCGACCGAGGGACCGCTGGGCCTTGCCGCGCGGGCCTATTGCGTGCGGCGGAACATTCCCTTCACCACCGCCTACCACACGCAGTTCCCCGATTACCTGGCGCGGCGCACGAACCTGCCGGCGAGCATGTTCTGGCCCTTCATCCGCTGGTTCCATCGCCCGTCGCAGGCGATCATGGTGGCCACGCCGACGATCCGGCGGGAATTGCGGGACCAGGGACTCGGCCATCTTCATCACTGGAGCCGCGGCGTGGACCTCGAGTGCTTTTCGCCCGATGCGCCGCCGCCGCCGGAATATGCGGAACTGCCCGGACCCATCCTGCTCTATGTCGGGCGAGTCGCGGTAGAGAAGAATATCGAGGCGTTTCTCGGCATGGACTTTCCCGGCAGCAAGGTCGTGGTCGGCGACGGCCCCGCACTCGGGTCGCTGCAAGCTCGCTACCCGGAAACACATTTCCTTGGCCGCCGTTCGGGCCGGGAGCTTGCCGGATGTTATGCCGGGGCCGACGTCTTCGTCTTCCCCAGCAGGACCGATACGTTCGGCCTCGTCATGATCGAATCGCTGGCCTGCGGAACACCGGTTGCCGCCTTCCCCGTCGCCGGCCCGGCAGACATTATCGAGGATGCCGTCGGGGCCCTGTCGGAAGATCTGCGCCGTGCCGCGGCCGCAGCGCTGCTGTGCGACAGGGCGGACTGCGCCGCGTTCGGCGCGCGGTACAGCTGGAGCGCGGCAACCGACCAGTTCGTCAGCGGGCTGAGCCTGATGGACCGTGCCGCCTTGCCCTGA
- a CDS encoding DUF1013 domain-containing protein: MADQPTPLMPHATATWLIDNTGLAFEQIAEFCGLHILEVQAMADDLAGSKYTGRDPVHSGELTHEEIEKGEKDSSYSLVMQKAPVEVKRTKGPRYTPVSKRQDKPDGIAWILRSHPEISDAQIGKLIGTTRNTIGAIRDRTHWNIQNIQAKDPVTLGLCSQRELDAVVAKAAKKAGLEGDAAAVAAGDTNDRDKLIEELRAERTANEKAAAEAAQEAEAAEWLANKRAEEGTEEA, translated from the coding sequence ATGGCCGACCAACCCACTCCGCTGATGCCCCATGCGACCGCCACCTGGCTGATCGACAATACCGGGCTGGCCTTCGAACAGATCGCGGAATTCTGCGGTCTGCACATTCTCGAAGTGCAGGCGATGGCCGACGATCTTGCGGGCAGCAAATATACCGGCCGCGATCCCGTCCACTCGGGCGAACTTACGCACGAGGAGATCGAGAAGGGCGAGAAGGACAGTTCCTATTCGCTGGTCATGCAGAAGGCCCCGGTCGAGGTGAAGCGCACCAAGGGTCCGCGCTACACCCCCGTGTCGAAGCGCCAGGACAAGCCGGACGGCATCGCCTGGATCCTGCGCAGCCACCCCGAGATTTCGGACGCCCAGATCGGCAAGCTGATCGGCACCACCCGCAACACGATCGGCGCGATTCGCGACCGCACGCACTGGAACATCCAGAACATCCAGGCGAAGGACCCGGTGACGCTGGGCCTGTGTTCGCAGCGCGAGCTTGATGCCGTGGTGGCCAAGGCCGCCAAGAAGGCCGGGCTCGAAGGGGATGCCGCCGCAGTGGCCGCCGGCGACACCAATGACCGCGACAAGCTGATCGAGGAATTGCGGGCCGAGCGTACCGCCAACGAGAAAGCTGCTGCCGAAGCCGCGCAGGAGGCCGAAGCTGCCGAGTGGCTGGCCAACAAGCGCGCCGAAGAAGGCACGGAAGAAGCGTGA